From Bacteroidota bacterium, the proteins below share one genomic window:
- a CDS encoding T9SS type A sorting domain-containing protein has translation MKKIYVLITFLMNLFSGMTYGQSQWRFHVAFEDGTGQRDTVWMIYDSTATFGVDTSLGEGYTPLDHSRFNVWIYNPAFDTTKVSALPFLMFPSHGLSYIEAIGFTYPLIIRWDTSLFQSPLLPIDSSNQVFFNTAEIDNDYFWAINNDPSAHAYNMLITDSAFAPYFIFGSRSQFPMNIQLWHDPLNNIDKTSFSTCLFPNPGSENLTIRALSLISNIKIYNSMSVCVRTYNELHSTSVELHTPELPSGMYSICIIYESGESQLVKYIKL, from the coding sequence ATGAAAAAAATCTATGTGTTAATCACGTTTTTGATGAATTTATTTAGTGGGATGACTTACGGCCAATCTCAATGGAGATTTCATGTTGCATTTGAGGATGGAACCGGTCAAAGAGATACTGTATGGATGATCTATGATTCAACTGCTACTTTTGGAGTAGACACAAGTCTGGGAGAGGGTTATACTCCATTAGATCATTCCAGATTTAATGTTTGGATCTACAATCCAGCATTTGACACTACAAAGGTCTCAGCACTTCCATTTCTCATGTTCCCTAGCCATGGATTATCATATATAGAAGCAATTGGGTTTACCTATCCTCTGATAATCAGGTGGGATACAAGCCTTTTCCAATCACCTTTACTACCGATAGATTCATCTAATCAAGTGTTCTTTAATACAGCAGAGATCGATAACGATTATTTTTGGGCTATTAATAATGACCCATCAGCACACGCGTATAATATGTTGATTACGGATTCTGCTTTCGCGCCGTATTTTATTTTTGGTTCTAGAAGCCAGTTTCCGATGAATATCCAATTGTGGCATGACCCTTTGAATAATATAGACAAGACCAGTTTTAGCACATGTCTTTTCCCAAATCCAGGAAGCGAAAACCTGACGATTAGAGCTCTCAGTTTAATAAGTAATATAAAAATATATAATTCGATGAGTGTTTGCGTTCGTACTTATAACGAATTACATTCCACTAGCGTGGAGTTGCATACACCGGAATTGCCAAGTGGAATGTATTCAATTTGTATAATTTATGAATCAGGAGAATCCCAACTGGTTAAATATATTAAGCTATGA
- a CDS encoding T9SS type A sorting domain-containing protein: MAKHFHPGSPPCDMGDPLKYCPQCDLINTDDFINKPLNEATKEAIDKFNSQSQNKYTEAINLLIQILNENYNNPNNDEIYLLNYSYIKLMEALGFAYRSEDLICNSDSLLISRIIDIIQNRISLANSQDDKYEKYVYSLDKAQVLWLACLRSESIELLNEMLSWAPDQDCIAVINSMICQINVEEAALLGAIDRALIEEELNSCSSSNYRISSSNITVQESESNQKNGAMHINIGPNPASDYLEINGGGDLYKVTLLNSTGQIVYSELDSYGSSIDLSYIANGLYSVVINDMVNNKIFTERIVIYK; the protein is encoded by the coding sequence GTGGCCAAGCATTTCCACCCAGGGAGTCCTCCATGTGATATGGGTGATCCGCTGAAATATTGCCCTCAATGCGATTTGATAAATACTGACGATTTCATTAACAAGCCGCTGAATGAGGCAACAAAAGAAGCAATTGATAAGTTTAATTCTCAGAGTCAAAATAAATATACTGAAGCAATTAATTTGTTAATTCAAATATTAAATGAGAACTACAATAATCCCAATAATGATGAAATATATCTTTTAAATTACAGTTATATTAAATTGATGGAGGCGTTAGGATTTGCTTATAGGTCTGAGGATCTTATTTGTAATTCAGATTCACTATTGATATCAAGAATAATCGATATTATTCAAAACAGAATTTCCTTGGCTAACAGTCAAGATGATAAGTATGAAAAATATGTTTATTCTCTTGACAAAGCTCAAGTATTATGGTTGGCCTGTTTAAGAAGTGAATCCATCGAACTTTTAAATGAAATGTTATCATGGGCCCCCGACCAAGATTGTATTGCAGTGATAAATTCAATGATCTGCCAGATTAATGTAGAAGAGGCGGCTCTCTTGGGGGCAATCGATAGGGCTCTAATTGAAGAGGAGTTGAATAGCTGCAGTAGTAGTAATTATCGAATAAGCAGCAGTAATATTACTGTGCAGGAATCGGAATCGAATCAAAAGAATGGAGCCATGCACATTAATATAGGCCCAAATCCCGCAAGCGATTATTTGGAAATAAATGGAGGCGGTGACTTATATAAAGTGACTTTGCTGAATAGTACTGGCCAAATAGTTTATAGCGAATTGGATAGTTATGGATCGAGCATTGACTTATCCTACATTGCAAATGGACTTTACTCAGTCGTGATAAACGACATGGTGAACAATAAGATATTTACAGAGAGAATTGTGATCTATAAATAG
- the tnpA gene encoding IS200/IS605 family transposase: MANTYSQAYLHIVFSTKFRRNLIEKSWKDDLNAYVAGIIRNHGQRVVIVNSMPDHIHIFYVQRPHMAPAALMQNVKSRSSVWVKKNHPTVQNFQWQEGFGMFSCSPHEVEKIYNYIKNQEAHHQREDSLKEFIRLLQEYKVDYEARYLTD, encoded by the coding sequence ATGGCCAACACCTATTCACAAGCCTATCTGCACATCGTCTTCAGCACGAAGTTCCGCAGGAACCTCATTGAAAAATCCTGGAAGGACGACCTGAATGCCTACGTCGCCGGCATTATCCGGAATCATGGACAACGCGTGGTCATCGTCAACAGTATGCCGGATCACATCCACATCTTCTATGTCCAACGCCCCCACATGGCTCCGGCAGCGTTAATGCAAAACGTAAAATCGAGAAGCTCTGTTTGGGTAAAGAAAAATCACCCTACGGTACAAAACTTCCAATGGCAGGAAGGCTTCGGCATGTTCTCCTGCTCGCCGCATGAGGTGGAGAAGATCTACAACTACATAAAGAACCAGGAAGCGCACCACCAGCGGGAAGACTCGCTGAAAGAATTCATCCGGCTCCTTCAGGAATATAAAGTCGATTACGAGGCACGCTACCTCACCGACTGA
- a CDS encoding efflux RND transporter permease subunit yields the protein MRLTEFSVKNYQFTIVIFAMVLALGITSLFTMPRGEDPLFRAPNFFIVAVYPGASPTDMEKLVADPIEEKLNELDNIKRIRSDIDDGLLVVQVEFIYSESPDEKYNEVVREVNSLRPALPADLLSLEIRKVTASDVSTYQLAFVTDSASYRALDDQADALKKEIEKIREVKKVKLHGYPDQQLRVSVDLGKMAQHRLSLNRVLGAIQSEAQNIPGGSIDAGGKKFNIKTSGDYGSVEEVRNTVVQAGDGRIVYLKDIATVEMAYNDETYLTRYNGKKAIFLTVSEKDRTNILEVQKKVTPLIDAAVARLPEGIRLEQGFVQADDVGRRLSHFTRDFSIAILLVLITLLPLGSRASLVVMISIPLSIAIGLFLLNLFGFTINQLSIVGMIIALGLLVDDSIVVVENIERFLRNGYKRRDAAIKATQQISLAVLGCTAILIVAFLPIIFMPEGAGDFIRSLPMAVVLTIIASYFVSVTIVPFLSSLVLSDKHSQEGNVFLRGLQRVISGTYTKLLDRALKRPVAALLVALALFLGSLTLFGVVGFSLFPRSEKPMFLVNIETPIGTNLYKTDSIARYAEQVVMRQPKITAVYSNVGKGNPRVYYNEIQRNETSNFSQLFVRMEPVDLPELEATVSALRDSFRAYPDARIEVKQFEQGPPIEAPIAIRVFGEDLDSLRTAAGRVESLLKGTEGTLYVNNPLTNYTTDLRLAINTDKAALLGIPTSEIDKTVRMGLAGLGIATYKDEQGEDYTINATLQRDGHPDLSALDRLYVSSMSGALVPLSQLASVHFERAVPTIKHYNKNRYITVTSYTKEGYNTAEVTARVLDGMKGLRLPDNFTYMAAGEVESSAESFGGLGTIIVITIFGFLGILLLEFKTFKSTLIVLSVIPLGIIGAVVALLVSGNTLSFVAVVGLIALAGIEVKNSILLVDYTNFLRREGRSLDEAIHEAGETRFLPIILTTFTAIGGLIPLVLEHSPLYSPLAWVLIGGLISSLLLSRIVTPVLYKLLPPAIEQGS from the coding sequence ATGAGACTGACCGAATTCTCCGTCAAGAACTACCAGTTCACCATCGTAATCTTCGCGATGGTGCTCGCCCTCGGCATCACCTCCCTCTTTACGATGCCCCGCGGCGAAGACCCGCTCTTCCGCGCGCCGAACTTCTTCATCGTAGCCGTGTACCCCGGCGCGAGTCCCACCGACATGGAAAAACTCGTCGCCGATCCCATCGAGGAGAAGCTGAACGAGCTCGACAACATCAAGCGCATCCGCTCCGACATCGACGACGGCCTGCTGGTCGTGCAGGTCGAGTTCATCTACAGCGAAAGCCCCGACGAGAAATACAACGAAGTCGTGCGCGAGGTGAACAGCCTCCGACCCGCCCTGCCCGCCGACCTGCTCAGCCTCGAGATCCGCAAGGTGACGGCCTCCGACGTGAGCACCTACCAGCTCGCCTTCGTCACCGACTCGGCCAGCTACCGCGCGCTCGACGACCAGGCCGACGCGCTCAAGAAGGAGATCGAGAAGATCCGCGAGGTGAAAAAAGTGAAGCTGCACGGCTACCCCGACCAGCAACTGCGCGTCTCCGTGGACCTCGGCAAGATGGCCCAGCACCGCCTCTCGCTCAACCGCGTCCTCGGCGCGATCCAGAGCGAGGCCCAGAACATCCCCGGCGGCAGCATCGACGCGGGCGGCAAGAAGTTCAACATCAAAACCAGCGGCGACTACGGCTCGGTCGAGGAAGTGCGCAACACCGTCGTGCAGGCCGGCGACGGCCGAATCGTGTACCTCAAAGACATCGCCACGGTCGAGATGGCTTACAACGACGAGACCTACCTCACCCGCTACAACGGCAAGAAGGCGATCTTCCTCACGGTGAGCGAGAAGGACCGCACCAACATCCTCGAAGTACAAAAGAAAGTCACTCCCCTCATCGACGCCGCGGTCGCGCGTCTGCCCGAAGGCATCCGGCTGGAACAGGGCTTCGTACAGGCCGACGACGTGGGCCGGCGCCTTTCGCACTTCACCCGCGATTTCAGCATCGCCATCCTGCTCGTGCTCATCACCCTGTTGCCGCTCGGCTCCCGCGCCTCGCTGGTGGTGATGATCTCCATCCCGCTCTCCATCGCCATCGGACTCTTCCTGCTCAACCTCTTCGGCTTCACCATCAACCAGCTCAGCATCGTGGGCATGATCATCGCCCTCGGCCTGCTGGTGGACGACAGCATCGTGGTCGTGGAGAACATCGAGCGCTTCCTGCGCAACGGCTACAAGCGGCGCGACGCGGCGATCAAAGCGACGCAGCAGATCTCGCTCGCCGTGCTCGGCTGCACCGCCATCCTCATCGTCGCCTTCCTGCCGATCATCTTCATGCCCGAAGGCGCGGGCGACTTCATCCGCAGCCTGCCCATGGCGGTGGTGCTCACCATCATCGCCTCCTACTTCGTCTCGGTCACCATCGTGCCCTTCCTCAGCAGCCTCGTGCTGAGCGACAAGCACTCACAGGAAGGCAACGTCTTCCTCCGTGGATTGCAACGCGTCATCAGCGGCACCTACACCAAATTGCTCGATCGCGCGCTGAAGCGTCCGGTCGCCGCGCTGCTCGTCGCGCTTGCGCTCTTCCTTGGCAGCCTCACGCTCTTCGGCGTGGTGGGCTTCAGCCTCTTCCCGCGCAGCGAGAAGCCGATGTTCCTCGTCAACATCGAAACGCCCATCGGCACCAACCTCTACAAGACCGACAGCATCGCGCGCTACGCCGAGCAGGTGGTCATGCGGCAGCCGAAGATCACGGCCGTGTACAGCAACGTAGGCAAAGGCAACCCCCGCGTGTACTACAACGAGATCCAGCGCAACGAGACCAGCAACTTCTCTCAGCTCTTTGTGCGCATGGAACCGGTGGACCTGCCCGAACTCGAAGCGACCGTCAGCGCCCTGCGCGACTCGTTCCGCGCCTATCCGGACGCACGCATCGAAGTGAAGCAGTTCGAACAGGGCCCGCCCATCGAAGCGCCCATCGCCATCCGCGTCTTCGGCGAAGACCTCGACAGCCTGCGCACCGCCGCCGGCCGCGTCGAGAGCCTGCTCAAAGGCACCGAAGGCACCCTCTACGTGAACAACCCGCTGACCAACTACACCACCGACCTCCGCCTGGCCATTAACACCGACAAAGCCGCGCTGCTTGGCATTCCCACCAGCGAGATCGACAAGACCGTGCGCATGGGACTGGCCGGACTCGGTATCGCGACGTACAAGGACGAGCAGGGCGAAGACTACACCATCAACGCCACGCTGCAGCGCGACGGTCACCCCGACCTCTCCGCGCTCGACCGCTTGTACGTCTCGTCCATGAGCGGCGCACTCGTCCCGCTCAGCCAGCTCGCCTCCGTACACTTCGAACGCGCCGTGCCCACCATCAAGCACTACAACAAGAACCGCTACATCACCGTCACGAGCTACACGAAAGAAGGCTACAACACCGCCGAAGTCACTGCCCGCGTACTCGACGGCATGAAGGGACTCCGCCTGCCTGACAACTTCACCTACATGGCCGCCGGCGAAGTCGAGAGCAGCGCGGAAAGCTTCGGCGGACTCGGCACCATCATCGTGATCACCATCTTCGGCTTCCTCGGCATCCTGTTGCTCGAGTTCAAGACCTTTAAGAGCACGCTCATCGTGTTGTCGGTGATCCCGCTCGGCATCATTGGCGCCGTGGTTGCCCTGCTCGTCTCGGGTAACACGCTTTCCTTCGTCGCCGTCGTGGGCCTCATCGCGCTGGCCGGCATCGAAGTCAAGAACTCCATCCTGCTCGTCGACTACACCAACTTCCTCCGCCGCGAAGGTCGCAGCCTCGACGAAGCGATCCACGAAGCCGGCGAGACGCGCTTCCTGCCGATCATTCTCACCACCTTCACCGCCATCGGCGGACTCATCCCGCTCGTGCTCGAACACTCGCCGCTCTACTCGCCACTCGCCTGGGTGCTCATCGGCGGACTCATCAGCTCGCTCCTCCTTTCGCGCATCGTCACGCCCGTCCTCTACAAACTCCTGCCGCCCGCGATCGAACAAGGATCTTAA
- a CDS encoding TetR/AcrR family transcriptional regulator yields the protein MGIAERKEREKQEMRRKILDAAFEMFVEVGYERTSIRAIAEKIEYSPATIYLYYKDKDELLYDVQREAFDLLAKSFAPLAEIRHPFERLRALGLTYLDFAFSNPQYYDLMFILTAPMNVIKENMLWENGCNAYEFLLTTVADCIEEKCIRYADANLGALQAWSMVHGLASIYLKNRFMVMEISHEEAAEGMRQAFHEYLHHIRA from the coding sequence ATGGGCATCGCCGAACGGAAAGAACGTGAGAAACAGGAGATGCGCCGCAAGATCCTCGACGCGGCGTTCGAGATGTTCGTGGAGGTGGGCTACGAGCGGACTTCCATCCGCGCCATCGCCGAAAAGATCGAGTACAGCCCCGCCACCATCTACCTCTATTATAAGGACAAGGACGAGCTGCTCTACGACGTGCAACGCGAAGCCTTCGACCTGCTCGCGAAATCGTTCGCGCCACTGGCCGAGATCCGACACCCCTTCGAACGACTGCGCGCACTCGGACTTACCTACCTCGACTTCGCATTTTCCAATCCGCAGTACTACGACCTCATGTTCATCCTCACCGCACCCATGAACGTGATCAAGGAAAACATGCTCTGGGAAAACGGCTGCAACGCTTACGAATTCCTGCTTACCACCGTGGCCGACTGCATCGAAGAAAAATGCATCCGCTACGCCGACGCCAACCTCGGCGCACTACAGGCCTGGAGCATGGTCCACGGCCTCGCATCCATCTACCTCAAAAACCGATTCATGGTCATGGAAATCTCCCACGAAGAAGCCGCCGAAGGCATGCGCCAGGCGTTCCACGAATACCTCCACCACATCCGCGCCTGA
- a CDS encoding TolC family protein: protein MKRLVILLFLLAPALSRAQGTLDSLLRAGLDSNLGLRQQSIALERSFAALREARGLFLPSLSLLADYTYADGGRKIDIPVGDLMNPVYSTLNQLTQSNAFPQIANVSEQFLPNDFHDTRLRLALPLINAEIWYNEKIRREAYSGQQAALAVYKRELVKDIRTAYYQFLRADQAVAIYTNAAKLLQDNRRLTETLVGNGLALRANLLRIDAQLAKNEAARAEAVNNREAALRYLNFLLNRPQDTPVAVDTTLLTPSGETEVRDRRTWDEARGAIGRREELAQLERGIKQSEYLVRMKRGYLLPTVNTFFDAGYQGFYYKFDDDQQYYLGGVQLRWNLFAGMTNTRKVQQAEASLRELESKRAETEQQLELQATTARLALQSAQAQAAGTEAQERFSAEYYRQTLTRYREGQALLLELTDAFTQWTNNRLARNAARALTLVRQAELERALAAYPF from the coding sequence ATGAAACGCCTGGTCATCCTCCTCTTCCTCCTCGCCCCCGCCCTGAGCCGCGCCCAGGGCACGCTCGACAGCCTCCTGCGCGCCGGACTCGATTCCAACCTCGGCCTCCGGCAGCAGTCCATCGCGCTCGAACGCTCCTTCGCCGCCTTGCGCGAAGCACGCGGACTCTTCCTGCCATCCCTCAGCCTGCTCGCCGACTACACCTACGCCGACGGCGGACGGAAAATCGACATTCCCGTAGGCGACCTCATGAACCCGGTGTACAGCACGCTCAACCAGCTCACGCAAAGCAACGCCTTCCCGCAGATCGCCAACGTATCGGAACAGTTCCTTCCGAACGACTTCCACGACACCCGCCTCCGCCTCGCCCTGCCGCTCATCAACGCCGAGATCTGGTACAACGAAAAGATCCGGCGCGAAGCCTACAGCGGTCAACAGGCCGCGCTCGCCGTGTACAAACGCGAACTGGTGAAGGACATCCGTACCGCCTACTACCAATTCCTACGCGCCGATCAGGCCGTAGCCATCTACACCAACGCCGCGAAACTCCTGCAGGACAACCGCCGCCTTACCGAAACGCTCGTCGGTAACGGCCTCGCCCTCCGCGCCAACCTCCTCCGCATCGACGCCCAGCTCGCGAAGAACGAAGCCGCTCGCGCCGAAGCGGTCAACAACCGCGAAGCCGCGCTTCGCTACCTCAATTTTCTCCTCAACCGCCCGCAGGATACACCAGTCGCAGTGGATACGACGCTTTTGACACCTTCGGGCGAGACCGAGGTGCGAGACCGACGTACGTGGGACGAGGCGCGAGGCGCGATTGGTCGCCGCGAAGAACTTGCGCAACTCGAGCGCGGCATCAAACAGAGCGAATACCTCGTGCGCATGAAACGCGGTTACCTGCTGCCCACCGTAAACACTTTCTTCGACGCGGGCTACCAGGGTTTCTACTACAAGTTCGACGACGACCAACAGTACTACCTCGGCGGCGTACAGCTACGCTGGAACCTGTTTGCCGGCATGACCAACACGCGCAAAGTGCAACAGGCCGAAGCCAGCCTGCGCGAACTCGAATCGAAACGCGCCGAAACCGAGCAGCAACTCGAACTCCAGGCAACCACCGCACGCCTCGCGCTGCAGTCGGCGCAGGCGCAGGCCGCCGGTACCGAAGCGCAGGAACGCTTTTCCGCCGAATACTACCGGCAGACGCTCACGCGCTACCGTGAAGGCCAGGCGCTCCTGCTCGAACTCACCGACGCCTTCACCCAGTGGACCAACAACCGGCTCGCGCGCAACGCCGCGCGCGCCCTCACCCTCGTCCGGCAGGCTGAACTCGAACGCGCCCTCGCCGCCTACCCCTTCTGA
- a CDS encoding efflux RND transporter periplasmic adaptor subunit produces MKTFIHKFLLLAVLPATLAGCGGAAKTDEPKKESVRVKVAEVEYTDFAQPILASGTLVSDKEARLSFKTGGIIAELLVDEGEAVAKGQLLARLNLTEIDAQLGQARNAFEKAERDFKRVSNLYRDSAATLEQFQNAQTGYQLAEQALQIAGFNQRYSSIYATESGRVLRKLMNEGELVGPGQPVYVINSTRPGDWVIRIGVADRDWARLALRDPAQVWLDAYPGDTLKAEVSEIAEVADPLTGTFSVKLRIEAGERRLASGLVARIRLLPARKEKLGLVPIEAVTTADRDAATLFSLRDDSKTVEARTVQVAHILPDRVAVRAEDETLRTVVTDGASYLHDGETVTVLR; encoded by the coding sequence ATGAAAACCTTCATCCACAAGTTCCTCCTGCTCGCCGTACTTCCCGCGACCCTTGCCGGCTGCGGCGGCGCCGCCAAGACCGACGAACCGAAAAAAGAATCGGTCCGCGTGAAAGTCGCCGAGGTCGAGTACACCGACTTCGCCCAACCCATCCTCGCCAGCGGCACGCTCGTCTCCGACAAGGAAGCCCGCCTCTCCTTCAAGACCGGCGGCATCATCGCCGAGCTGCTCGTCGACGAAGGCGAGGCCGTCGCCAAGGGCCAGCTCCTCGCGCGCCTCAACCTCACCGAGATCGACGCCCAGCTCGGACAAGCGCGCAACGCCTTTGAAAAAGCCGAACGCGACTTCAAGCGCGTGAGCAACCTCTACCGCGACAGCGCCGCCACGCTCGAACAGTTCCAGAACGCGCAGACCGGCTACCAGCTCGCCGAACAAGCGTTGCAGATCGCCGGCTTCAACCAGCGCTACTCGTCGATCTACGCCACCGAGTCGGGCCGCGTGCTGCGCAAGCTGATGAACGAAGGCGAACTCGTCGGCCCCGGCCAACCGGTGTACGTGATCAACTCCACCCGCCCCGGCGACTGGGTCATCCGCATCGGCGTGGCCGACCGCGACTGGGCCCGCCTCGCGCTCCGCGACCCGGCCCAGGTCTGGCTCGACGCCTACCCCGGCGACACGCTCAAAGCCGAAGTGAGCGAGATCGCCGAAGTGGCCGACCCGCTCACCGGCACCTTCTCCGTCAAACTCCGCATCGAGGCCGGCGAACGTCGCCTCGCGAGCGGACTCGTCGCACGCATCCGCCTGCTCCCCGCGCGCAAGGAGAAACTCGGACTCGTACCCATCGAAGCCGTCACCACCGCCGACCGCGACGCGGCCACGCTCTTCAGCCTGCGCGACGACAGCAAGACCGTCGAAGCCCGCACCGTGCAGGTGGCCCACATCCTTCCCGACCGCGTGGCCGTGCGCGCCGAAGACGAAACCCTCCGCACCGTAGTCACCGACGGCGCCTCCTACCTCCACGACGGCGAGACCGTGACCGTCCTCCGCTGA